One window of Rubrivirga sp. SAORIC476 genomic DNA carries:
- a CDS encoding RNA polymerase sigma factor, which translates to MLFSRSPDDSPQARFEALLDRHHGIVRKVAATYCRHPEDQRDLAQQITEHLWRAFGRYDPDRPFSTWAYRVALNVAISHVRRAALRDRTVESYDALDHEPVDAATLSADDDDRVRALYRVVDRLGAFDRALLLLHLEGYRNAEVADVLGLSATNVSTRLSRLRTQIRADLAPGPSLTDRPPLP; encoded by the coding sequence GTGCTTTTCTCTCGCTCTCCGGACGACTCGCCGCAGGCCCGGTTCGAGGCCCTCCTCGACCGGCACCACGGGATCGTTCGCAAGGTGGCGGCGACGTACTGCCGCCATCCCGAGGACCAGCGCGACCTCGCCCAGCAGATCACCGAGCACCTGTGGCGCGCCTTCGGGCGCTACGACCCCGACCGGCCGTTCTCGACGTGGGCTTACCGGGTCGCCCTCAATGTCGCCATCTCCCACGTCCGGCGGGCCGCCCTCCGCGACCGGACCGTCGAGTCCTACGACGCCCTCGACCACGAGCCCGTCGACGCCGCGACGCTCTCGGCCGACGACGACGACCGCGTCCGCGCCCTCTACCGCGTCGTGGACCGGCTGGGCGCGTTCGACCGCGCGCTCCTCCTGCTCCACCTGGAGGGGTACCGCAACGCCGAGGTTGCCGACGTCCTCGGCCTCTCGGCCACGAACGTGAGCACGCGCCTGAGCCGTCTCCGCACGCAGATCCGGGCCGACCTCGCACCCGGGCCCTCCCTTACAGACCGCCCCCCCCTCCCATGA